TGGCTTAATAGGATTGGGATCTGAAACGATTTTAGTGTTGTGAGGAAATTTATGATCGACTATTTTCCATGTGAAGACCTAATTTACATCCCTGTGGAGTTTTACTTCGGGTTGCCATATAATGTTAGAACTTTACTCAAGTACTTATGCAATCTATGAAGTTCGGGTGTGTACAATTTGGCTTTTAGTAATACAATTGGGGGATGCTCGTTTACcgatattatcaaaaatattggaaacaAGCTTacttaaattctttttttcgaCATTAATTGCAAGTGAATTCCATagaaattgccaaattaattgGCGACACTTTTTATAATTCATCCTTTATATCTATGTAgcggaaatttcaaataagtaAATATTCCAATAGCTTTCTGAGACACTTCGCATCTCCCAGCGGttttaaagtgatttttagtaattttttacagTATTTAAAGATTGGGCTTGTCAAGAGTTTGTCAAAAGTGtgaagagaattaaaaaaaatattagacattttttttttttgagaatttgcaGGGATTTTTGGGAACTTATATGgcacttaatttttaattcatcctTTGACATTTTTAGGGGTATTTTAGAAACTACTTACTtgcaattttgaagatttcttagtatttcattttgttttcagCAACTTATTTAGATTGGtcaatacatatttaattatacatGCTCTTTGGCAGTGTCGATTTTAGCAAGTCTGGCGTTCTGGACGAAATTTTTGTTCACCGCTCCCCTACCTCCAAAAAGACTGCTGACCAGGGACGTAAACCGCTCTGGGTCGTGGTCCAATTTTTCCTTGCCCCCCATGAAGCCAGTACTTTTGTGTAGTGATTTCAATTCAACACATTTAAAGAGTTGCCTTTTTGACTACTTGGTTGTAGTGGCTGCATATGGTGTGTGGTGAATGTATATGCTAAAATCATATCCAAAGGTATATGTAAAATACAGGGAATCTAAAAAAAGGGGCAAAGTTATAATTTAGTTAGTTATAAATGGATTTTGATGAGTTAAAATAGCTATGAGCTAATGCAGCAAAATGagcttaaaacaaaataaaatatgtttttcatacCATACGACATAACgttaaagttgattttttaaaattcaacttcTGCTTCTGGTGTCaacttcagaatttcaaataggtctccatattttttttacattttttgctaaaaagtACTTTTATGAAATTGATGATGTTGGATAAGTTAatgctaaaataatttttaactgcaaaaaaaaaattaaacaatatgcAAAATGCAACATATACTTAACTCATAGTGCtcgaatgtttcaatttttttcagttaaaaattgttttagcaTTAACTTATCCAACatcattaaattcagaaaagtACTTTCtagcaaaaaatgtataaaaaaatgtgcaatttatttgaagttttgaaGTTGATACCTGAAGCAgaaattgagttaaaaaaatcaattttgacgTTACTTAGTAGCCttagaaatataattttattcggTTTTTAGTTAATCAAAATGCGTTTATAAATATCTGAATTATGATTGCGACCGTTTCcttagacactctgtataatgcGCAAGAATGATTGTTTCCTGCATATTCTGTTTGGATCGTCGTAAGAATACAAAGAAGTTGATTGTATTTTTGAGACTATGTGAATAGAGACAATTTGGCAGCATTTAGCGCTTTTCTCCAATTTGTGAGAATGCACAAATCCCACGAACTGAGAGAAAAAGCCGAATTTGTTCGGGGTTTATGAATCGATTTGTTTCGAAATTGCGCTAAATCTGAATATCAGATTATCATACTCGCTTGATAATATGGAAATTTGTGGACTTTGATATGGGAAGTTTGCAGGATTTGAGGGTGAATTAGGTTAGACGAGAAATAATCGAAGAACGCAGCGGTTGATTATAGTAATGATAtgcattaaaacaaatttaaacaaatttctagTTAACAAACAATAATCGCCATTCGACATTTAAATTGAGTGTCAAATGAACGAGCATTCTAGGGCTGACAGAACCACCTGTTTAGTCTAATTTGAATTCCTGCATCAGACTGACAGGCGCACCCTCATTCAGCCATCCCGCTTTGCTAATTACGGACTAGCGTTTAATTGtcgtcatttttaattttgggcCTTTAACGTTTCCAGATTATTCCGATTTCCATATTAAACGTTCCAATCTTGTTaaacttttgttttaaattgtgaCTTTTAATTCCGGGCCTTTATTTATTGGAAGAAATTCCTGCTCAAAATTAAAGAGTATTAGACTGAGGTGTGAGTTTTTTGGATTTATGCatcgaaaatattcaaaatttctctatGGACACAAAAAGCAGTAAACCCGAGCAATCATTAGAATATGATACTGTTGGCGCTAATGTTTACACCCTGGGGCTTGTCATGTTGCCAACGGggatttcaaatttcctcTGTTTACAGTACACGTGTACCGGCTATATTATGTTCGTTTTTATAATTCAAGGATTTATCGGCAAGCCTTGTTCCCCAGTTAGATAATAAAACTcgcattattgaaatttttcgtcgTAATTGAATGTCGTGAGCTAAATGAGCTAAAAGTTTAGAGAAAAGGAGCAAAACGCCCTTTCCATTGGGAAAATTGGACATGTAATATTCCAGTCATTTATGATCGGAAACAAAGGCTGCTGCATCACATATATGGAAAACCCAGACTTATACTTAAAACGCGAAATGCAAAGCAGTTAATAATATAGAGACGTAAATCTAGTTAGAACGCTTCCTTTCGGAAAACAACTTCTTCAGCTCTACTCCAGCTTTTTGGCTCCGAATACTgagaatatttattgttattatgcTAGTTCTCTTTCCAAAGGGAAAATGAATGTGTCCAATAAACTAAAGCGCCGTTTCACCCTCAATTACGATTTTATAGCGGCATGCCTGCCCGCAGTTATTTGTGCAAACAAGCTCTTGAAGGCACCAGACCCATTTTTAATaacgaaggaaaaataatactttgtaaCTTCACTGTTTACTCAGTTTTGATATAAAAACAAACCCACTCGGATCATTTTTTAGTGGAAACAAGGCGGGGAGTGGTGAACGGCAGACAGGGGGCccttgttttttaattttcggatgaaatattttttagggaCCAGCTTTGCCTATTCTACTCGCACATTTACTTTCGcagtaattttattcaaaagtaGCCatctttattattagttttttaaaagaaaattgcgaCTAAACTAATCGAATCTGCTGAAATCAGTGTCCTTCGTAATTCTCACCTGCCACCCCCTAACAAATCCAACTCAAAAGTCTTTAATGGCACACCCCATCTTAAAATGTACAGTTTAAAAGAATCAAGGATAGAGCATTATCTCCCAGGCTCCCTTAAGGgcattaaataacttttctatttttaaactaaCGACAGTTATCCCTAAAATTGACTGACACAGTAAGTGCTTGTTTTATTAGGCTTAATGTCTACGTCTTAAAATGGGAGCCCGAATATTTCGTGTTACCCTAAGAAGAGCACAAGAGACTATACCATTTATTCTCATTACTTTCTGTATCACGATAATGCACTTCTTTTGCTAACTTTTCATCCCCATTTCGTGGGTCTCTTTTAAATCGAGAGTCATTGCTTTAGTGCGTAAAGTAAGGAACAAATGATTCAAACGTATATTTTCACTATTTCAATCTCACAGAAACTGCTACAgagaaaactgtttttaaattaattaataatttcgttGGGCTTTTCAATCCACTACGGATGACGCAGtaggtaattaaataatagCCAGTCCCTTCACTAACTTTAATGCGATTATAACCTGATATGTTAACACTTTGCCCCGACCTGCCTTTTACAAGCTAACCGCGTATTaactttaatggaaaatgtatCAAAGCCTTTCAACATATTCGCATTAACATGGGGCGTATGCGGGTATAGCATGGATTAAGCGGTCTTATCTCAATCTCATGTTTGAGAGCACTGCGCCCCAATTCCgacaaaactgaattattacAGTTTTGATTGAATTGCTGCAATAACTTGTATAATTTCAATGTACGATTTCCATGTATTTCTATTAACTCTTCTTGGCTTGGTTTTTTGTAACCTGAAAATTCTATCATGAGAAGAGGAAAGAAGTTCTCAGGACAGTTCTTTTTCTGACCATTCTGCTCTAATAACACACCTTGCACAGTTATATCGATGTTATATACTGATTGTACTGCATTTTGTGCCATTCACGTagatgtttattttatttttttaaatctgttgtATTCCTAATTGTCATTGTTCGTTGGTCCTACATGAACTTGTATAGATCAATGCAAGCGTATTTGATTTGTTATTGGACTATGAGGAATAGAATTGTCTTGATGATGCCACAATAAAACTGCGAAACGTTggcaattttaaagaattgaCTTTGTGTTTCCTGTTTTTGAATTCCCATATTATATCGAACCAAATCAACACAATTTCTATTAACGTCGTGTAGATTATTATTGAAGTTTCTGCTTTACCAGGACTTACATAGTGGTAAACTCTTCGAGACAACTTAGGGATAAAATTGTCACTTGTAGTATAAATGTGATTTTGTATTAAAGACAATTCATTGAAAACGACATAGCACAGGTGCTTGTAGCCACCTCGAGTCAGTTAATCGCAGGTAGAAATCGGCAATGTTAACGACAGATATTGGGGCTGCAGGGAAATATCTCATCAGTGCCGTTTGCCGCGTCACTTTTTCTGCATCTTGATCAAGTTTTCGAATATAAATGGCACTACTCAGTATACAGGGCCAACTTAAAGCCTGAACACAGTTATAAAAACGCACAAAGTCGTATTAAGTCTTATTCTTTTTCtctctaagttttttttacgattatttgcatttattttcattgttttgatGTTCTCTGCATCCACGTGTTCTGTATCCGTTTCGTTGCGAATGTCCCGATATATTACAAATTTGGAATTAGTTTatgcataatttaataaaatatgataCACACATTATTATGGTTGTggaaatttatgtatttttaggATATGGGGAATTATTTAGGTCTTTTATTGCAGAAATTAGTTAAACATGTAAATGGAGAGGTTATTTATGGTTTTAGCGAACACATGtgtcaaatgtcaaaatttgaggcTTTATCTATTTAATACTGGTTGGCGTAGTGAACAAATgagttttttcaattatgcCCTTGATGactgaaagtttgaaaaggacGCTTTTAAGGAAACTTcatcaattatttattcattatttcatttgttttaattttttattaaggatattcacaataaaaaccaatcataaataaatagcTATATTTAGAGAACACGCgtcattaacaaataaaatttattacaacagTCGAAtgatttttacaatttgtaTCACCTCTGAAAAAATGCATAGTAATACTGCTAAGAGCCATTTTTCTTGCGGAGATCGGTAGGTAGCTATCAACTCATTAGAGAAGGAAGGGACAGTTTTAACTCTTGAGTATTAATTAGCACAATATAGCAATAAAGTAATACCTACTCACATTATGTACATTTATGTAATAATCTAATAGCTAACTACAAGACTAGGATCGCTCGAATTTTGATATCGGGGATTCGTATATGACTCACAACCATATTCCTACGTCTAAACTGGCTGAGACGTTTCAAAAGTCATAATCTCTTATTCTGTGAATGCTCAACAAATCAAAATCCCCAACTAATACATGTATGGTACAGTGTGAGTGACATTTGAAGATAATGTcttacatgaaaaaaataaattagaataaataaagtaaagaGTCATGCTGGTAACAGCAGTTCATGTGCTGGTTACGAGCACAAATCGTCAGTGATGGTCGTAGGTGGATGGGAACCTGACCAAGGCTTGTCGCAATCACTTTAAACCTGAACATCTTTGGAACCTTCACTATAGTCTCTATGGACAATTTTTAAAGTCAGTTTGCCACTTTCACGAATTCAGAATTGTCGTAAGCGTGAGGATTAACGAAATTTGTTGCCAGTCCTTTTCTATCTATCGCCCGCACTCTCACAAAGAGGAAGGCTGCAACTAAACTAGCTACAATTAGAACTAACAGCAGCATCACTAATCCAGCCACGAAACTGGGAACTGACATGCAGATGGTTTCCGGATCTTGAGAGGATGTTGACTGTATTACTACTGTTTCGTTATTTTGAGCAGCATTCAGGGCAAAGTTTACATCTCCTGGAGCTACTACTTGAATGGTCCGACTAGTGTTCACGTCAGTCATTTCTTGAGCTTCACGTTTGTATACGTGACTGACTACGAAGTTCATGACTTCAGGACTGCGCCTGCGTCTAGCCCCTTGCAGCTCTGCAGGAAGGTTCTCTACTGATCTCGGCCGGCCTCCCAGAGTTGCCAAATTGCCTTCTAATTCTTCATTTACATTACTGCTTTTCCTTTTCACAGTATTGTACAAACCGTGGTGTCCAGGTGGAGGTGGAGGTGGTAAGTGGACTTCATTGCTGCTCTGAGCGGTTGCTTGAGGAGCTGGAGATGACAAGTTTGGAGGATTTGATGTCGAAGATGAAGAAGTTTGAGCTTGAGGTGCAGGTACTACATCCGGATTTTGTTCGGAATAAGCTCCAGTGGGCCCGGAAGGATGTCGAGGATCAGGGAATGCCGGTGGTAGTCCATATTCACTGGCTGGTGGAGGCCCATATTCTGCCCCAATATTGCCATGGGCGTAATCTCCCCCACCTAAACCGTTTCCTGCTAAAGCTGGTGCGCCGTATTCTAGTCCTAGTCCGTGACCGCCACACTTGGGTTCGGGGCAATTGTATCTGCATACTTGAATTACACATTGGAAGTGCACGTTCATAGAATCCGGGAACTTGAAGGCCTGGAAGTAGGCGAATGATACTACCGATGCTGAAGGCCCGAAAT
This region of Euwallacea fornicatus isolate EFF26 chromosome 3, ASM4011564v1, whole genome shotgun sequence genomic DNA includes:
- the dyl gene encoding cuticlin-4 translates to MTRSRMLNILGTLAVFLLGRINCDAPLTDSASLPLEHRSVYGPPLSAPGYVPQSLVSLGGGGGGGGGGGGDELWPLDTPDMPQIKHLQVQCEKTHMRVNIEFDRPFYGMIFSKGFYSDPHCVHLKPGTGHLSATFEIFLNNCGMSSSANHNAASYGGPTPSGSYVENTIIIQYDPYVQEVWDQARKLRCTWYDFYEKAVSFRPFQVDTIHAVTANFLGDNLQCWMQIQVGKGPWASEVSGIVKIGQTMTMVLAIKDDENKFDMLVRNCVAHDGKRAPIQLVDQYGCVVRPKIMSKFQKIKNFGPSASVVSFAYFQAFKFPDSMNVHFQCVIQVCRYNCPEPKCGGHGLGLEYGAPALAGNGLGGGDYAHGNIGAEYGPPPASEYGLPPAFPDPRHPSGPTGAYSEQNPDVVPAPQAQTSSSSTSNPPNLSSPAPQATAQSSNEVHLPPPPPPGHHGLYNTVKRKSSNVNEELEGNLATLGGRPRSVENLPAELQGARRRRSPEVMNFVVSHVYKREAQEMTDVNTSRTIQVVAPGDVNFALNAAQNNETVVIQSTSSQDPETICMSVPSFVAGLVMLLLVLIVASLVAAFLFVRVRAIDRKGLATNFVNPHAYDNSEFVKVAN